A single window of Rana temporaria chromosome 1, aRanTem1.1, whole genome shotgun sequence DNA harbors:
- the DIMT1 gene encoding probable dimethyladenosine transferase, with translation MPKVRAEKKSRKHREVRSQGVMFNTGVGQHILKNPLIVNSIIDKAAIRPTDVVLEVGPGTGNMTVKLLEKAKKVVACELDTRLVAELQKRVQGSAVANKLQILVGDVLKTDLPFFDLCVANLPYQISSPFVFKLLLHRPFFRCAVLMFQREFAMRLVAKPGDKLYCRLSINTQLLARVDHLMKVSKNNFKPPPKVESSVVRIEPKNPPPPINFQEWDGLVRIAFVRKNKTLAASFKSSAVQELLEKNYRIHCSLHNVAIPEDFSISEKIEKILADTGFSEKRARTMDIDDFIRLLHGFNAEGIHFS, from the exons ATGCCGAAAGTGAGAGCGGAGAAGAAGAGCCGGAAACACCGGGAGGTCCGGAGTCAGG GGGTTATGTTCAACACTGGTGTTGGCCAACATATTCTGAAGAACCCGCTCATAGTTAACAGCATCATTGATAAG gCTGCTATACGACCCACAGATGTTGTGCTTGAGGTTGGCCCGGGTACAGGAAACATGACTGTAAAGTTATTAGAAAAAGCAAAAAAG GTTGTGGCCTGTGAGCTGGATACACGGCTTGTAGCTGAGCTTCAGAAGAGAGTTCAAGGCTC agCCGTAGCAAACAAActgcagattttggttggtgatGTGCTGAAGACAGATTTGCCTTTTTTTGATCTCTGTGTTGCCAACTTACCCTACCAG ATCTCTTCTCCATTTGTTTTCAAGCTACTTCTTCACAGACCCTTCTTTAG ATGTGCTGTGCTGATGTTTCAAAGAGAGTTTGCCATGCGACTTGTTGCCAAACCAGGAGACAAACTGTACTGCAGACTTTCCATTAACACCCAACTTCTGGCTCGTGTGGACCATCTCATGAAA GTGAGTAAGAACAATTTCAAGCCACCTCCAAAAGTCGAGTCCAGTGTTGTCAGAATAGAACCAAAGAATCCTCCTCCACCCATCAACTTTCAG gaatggGATGGCTTAGTGAGAATCGCCTTTGTAAGGAAAAACAAAACCCTTGCAGCATCTTTTAA ATCCAGCGCAGTCCAGGAACTGTTAGAGAAGAATTACAGAATACATTGTTCTCTTCACAATGTT GCAATTCCAGAAGACTTCAGCATTTCTGAAAAAATTGAAAAGATACTTGCAGACACTGGGTTTAGTGAGAAGCGCGCCCGCACCATGGACATAGATGACTTCAtccg GCTACTGCACGGATTTAATGCAGAAGGAATTCATTTCTCCTAA